GAGGCGCCGCTCCGGGGCGCACGCCACCGGGACGAACGCCGGCACGTCGACGGCGATGCGAGCCGGGAGATCGTCAAGCAGCATGCAGCTCCCCTCGTCCCCGGGCGGCCGGCGTCGACACGACCCGGGTGGACAGCAGCGGGTCGCGGGGGGCGGCGCCCGCCTCGAACACGATCCGGTGCGTCACCTCGTAGTGGGCGCGCAGCACGACGTCCTCGCACGAGGGCGACAGGCGCGACCCGACGATCCGCTCCCACAGACACAGTCGACAGGCCAGACGCTTGCTTCCCATGCGCGCCCTCCTCACGCCCGAGCGTAGTCGAGCTTCGTGACGGGGAGGTCGCTATCGCGGTGACGATTCGATGATGATGGCGTTGTGGGCACTTCCGGACGGGAGGAGCGGCGCCGCACATTCCGCGCCCGAGTCGCGCACTCGCTGGTTCTCGGCGCAGCGCTTCTTGTCGTGCGTATCTGTTCTGTCGCGCCGGCTTTGCCGGCCGCGACACCCCGGTCGCGCGTGCCACGACCGCGACACCCTCGCGTTCCCCCCGCCCCAAGACGTAGTCTTGGGGCGGAGGCCTAGGCTCCGGCGGCTTCCACCTCGGCCACCCACGACCGGATGTGCGCGTCGATCTGGTCACGCAACTGTCGAAAGGCCTCGAGACGATCGCCGGTCGCGTCGTCGCTCTCGAGCGGATCGGCGCACGGCCATCGCAGCGTCTTGCCGGCGAACGGATAGAGTCGGGGCGCGCTGGCCTTCGCGGCCTGCGTCAGGATGATCGCGTAGTGGACGGGAACGCGCGCGAGGAACTCCTTGATCCGCTTCGAGCGCAGCCGCGTCGCTTCGATGCCGACCTCTTCCAGGACCTGGCGCGTGAGCGCGGTCACCTCACGCGGCTCGAGGCCCGCGCTCGCGACCTCGAAGCGCTCGCCCGCATGCCGGTGCAGGAGCGCCTCCGCGATCAAGCTGCCGGCCGCATTCGAGCCGTCGAGGAAGAGTACGTGGGGCTTGTCTCGCGGCATTCACCACCTCGTGTAGTGATTCGTGAAAGGCCCATTTGGTAGGCCCGACGCCGGACCTGGGTCAAGCCCCTACCGGTCAGGTCCGAGAAAGTGGCCGACTTCCGGGACCTTCTGGTAGGAGGC
This DNA window, taken from Candidatus Eisenbacteria bacterium, encodes the following:
- a CDS encoding arsenate reductase ArsC, with amino-acid sequence MPRDKPHVLFLDGSNAAGSLIAEALLHRHAGERFEVASAGLEPREVTALTRQVLEEVGIEATRLRSKRIKEFLARVPVHYAIILTQAAKASAPRLYPFAGKTLRWPCADPLESDDATGDRLEAFRQLRDQIDAHIRSWVAEVEAAGA